A window of Vibrio ishigakensis contains these coding sequences:
- the dacB gene encoding serine-type D-Ala-D-Ala carboxypeptidase, translated as MRRLLSLTLSLALTHSALASIATYDLLPEGSSSSILVRNGTSEIESHNAEQLMPPASTLKVVTALAAKLQWPNNEFRFSTELLKQDQDYVVRFSGDPSLLRKNLEALLRPLKGKTISGDLILDDSIFTGYTRGVGWPWDVLGVCYAAPVSAVSLEGNCVQASISTNENGSSRIYVPSFQPIEVVGNVKSLTKEEQEQSFCDLELTTAPNNTYTLSGCLQKRNKPLPLKFALQSPQLYVENVIEQIFKSWNTKLEGQIRVGKTERRAKVIASHQSAPIDELLQTMLRDSNNLYADAITKRLGHEMFDVSGSFESGTAALKLILNEKANIDLSTAVLEDGSGLSRNNRIQASSMMQVMEYIQAHDKELGLIALLPTSGENGTLKYRPSMRKEPIKGNIHGKSGSLFGTHNMVGYALDSEGKIQKTFVQFVSNYHPPKREGIEAPIVSFEKDFYNKLIQQTKK; from the coding sequence ATGCGTCGCCTACTCTCCCTTACTCTCAGCTTAGCTCTCACACACTCAGCTTTGGCGTCCATCGCCACTTATGATCTTCTTCCTGAGGGCAGTTCATCGTCCATTTTAGTGCGAAATGGCACCTCAGAAATCGAGTCTCACAATGCAGAGCAACTCATGCCACCAGCTAGTACTCTTAAGGTAGTAACCGCATTGGCAGCCAAACTGCAGTGGCCAAACAATGAGTTTCGATTCAGTACCGAACTTCTCAAACAAGATCAGGATTACGTTGTTAGATTTAGTGGTGACCCAAGCCTTTTAAGAAAAAACCTTGAAGCACTGCTTCGCCCATTAAAAGGCAAAACCATTTCTGGTGACCTTATTTTAGATGACTCTATCTTTACCGGTTACACCCGAGGTGTGGGCTGGCCATGGGACGTACTCGGGGTCTGTTATGCTGCTCCGGTTAGTGCGGTGTCCTTGGAAGGCAACTGTGTTCAAGCCTCTATTTCCACAAACGAGAATGGCAGTAGTCGTATTTATGTGCCTTCGTTTCAACCAATTGAGGTCGTTGGCAACGTAAAGAGCCTCACAAAAGAAGAGCAGGAGCAAAGCTTCTGTGATTTAGAATTAACGACAGCTCCAAATAATACATACACCCTCTCAGGTTGCCTGCAAAAACGTAATAAACCTCTACCTCTGAAGTTCGCTCTACAGTCTCCACAGCTTTACGTAGAAAACGTCATAGAGCAGATATTTAAGTCTTGGAACACCAAACTTGAGGGCCAGATTCGCGTAGGTAAAACAGAGCGAAGAGCTAAGGTTATTGCCTCTCATCAATCGGCGCCAATCGATGAACTGCTTCAGACCATGCTTAGAGACTCAAATAACCTCTACGCGGACGCGATTACTAAGCGACTTGGTCACGAGATGTTTGATGTTTCAGGGAGCTTTGAGAGCGGTACAGCAGCACTCAAACTAATACTGAATGAGAAAGCCAATATCGACCTAAGCACGGCTGTTTTAGAAGATGGTTCAGGGCTATCACGCAACAACCGCATTCAGGCTTCAAGCATGATGCAGGTAATGGAATATATTCAGGCTCATGACAAAGAGCTAGGACTAATCGCCCTGCTACCGACCTCAGGTGAAAACGGCACTCTTAAGTATCGCCCTAGTATGCGTAAGGAGCCTATCAAGGGTAATATCCATGGTAAAAGCGGTTCACTGTTTGGCACGCATAACATGGTGGGATACGCATTGGATAGCGAAGGTAAAATACAAAAAACCTTCGTGCAGTTTGTCTCTAACTACCATCCGCCAAAGCGTGAAGGTATTGAGGCGCCCATCGTGAGCTTTGAGAAAGACTTCTATAACAAACTCATCCAGCAGACAAAAAAATAG
- a CDS encoding magnesium transporter produces the protein MTVMNTTIAHDVNSFSREEICAATSAFLQYDEKQQLALLQKMPIEEAVGVLNQCSVAYVQKMISELELCGEDVRARHFAHQLGFIRSEAEPHKGYLSTSVLAHVQQRIGWIIGLALMGIVSGLIIASYEDTLSQLVLLAIYMPVIAAAGGNTGTQSATLVIRALATGELKKRQWLSVLWKESRVALCIGFVIAVVIVGRILLFSDGVGTGGYNLNTIALAVAVALFIQITISTTLGGVLPIIARAFKLDPAVLVSPVLASIVDISGMWIYFSVVNYFLGIA, from the coding sequence CTACTATTGCTCACGATGTGAACTCATTCTCACGTGAGGAGATCTGCGCAGCAACTAGCGCATTTCTGCAATATGATGAAAAACAGCAGTTGGCTCTGCTTCAAAAAATGCCAATCGAGGAAGCTGTTGGTGTGCTAAACCAATGCTCAGTAGCCTATGTGCAGAAGATGATCAGCGAACTAGAGTTGTGTGGAGAAGATGTGCGTGCACGTCACTTTGCTCATCAGCTTGGTTTTATTCGCTCTGAGGCTGAGCCACATAAGGGCTATTTATCAACCAGCGTTCTAGCGCATGTACAGCAGCGTATCGGCTGGATTATCGGGCTTGCATTGATGGGGATTGTTTCAGGTCTTATCATCGCCAGCTATGAAGATACTCTTAGCCAACTGGTTCTACTTGCCATCTATATGCCGGTAATTGCGGCAGCGGGTGGTAATACGGGTACTCAGTCGGCAACGCTTGTTATCCGAGCCTTGGCAACTGGGGAGCTGAAAAAGAGACAGTGGCTATCTGTCCTTTGGAAAGAAAGTCGCGTGGCTTTGTGCATCGGCTTTGTTATTGCTGTAGTGATAGTGGGCCGTATCTTGCTATTCAGTGATGGGGTTGGCACAGGTGGCTATAACCTGAATACTATAGCTCTCGCGGTTGCGGTGGCTCTGTTTATCCAGATCACTATCTCAACCACGCTAGGTGGCGTGCTGCCTATCATTGCGCGAGCGTTTAAGCTCGACCCTGCGGTTTTGGTAAGCCCAGTGCTGGCCTCTATCGTAGATATCTCAGGTATGTGGATCTACTTCAGCGTAGTGAACTACTTCTTGGGTATAGCCTAG
- a CDS encoding porin, which produces MNKKIIALAVAAAAFGTQASAVELYNNDGTTFAVGGHVTAAIQGSEENDPTVEAVSPRINFNATQDLGHGFTADAKGEWAMNMLEGGDNTFTTRLGYIGVSHDTFGRAVAGTQWSPYYDVAGVADMPIAFANDFLYDNHGKLGTGRADKMVSYRNGVDLGSVGLNFGLGWQGDNSESFNALDPNADAGNYGDRIQVAVSADVAGFSAGYVYNTGDVDFSPLTGVTGGTKDANSHAFSAKYGSYGNGLYIAGVYAMNEYMNIAGGEALAETSAYEFLAAYALSNSLNLSVNYEGVENDADNLTVRSEMAIQAEYNFTNSFVGFAGYQIDLGDDYSDDDNKYSVGVRYYL; this is translated from the coding sequence ATGAACAAGAAAATCATTGCGCTAGCAGTTGCTGCAGCGGCATTCGGTACTCAAGCATCTGCTGTTGAGCTTTACAACAACGACGGCACAACTTTCGCTGTAGGCGGTCACGTAACTGCTGCTATCCAGGGTTCTGAAGAAAATGACCCAACAGTAGAAGCTGTATCTCCTCGTATTAACTTCAACGCTACTCAAGACCTTGGCCACGGCTTCACTGCTGACGCTAAAGGTGAGTGGGCGATGAACATGCTAGAAGGTGGTGACAACACATTCACTACTCGTCTAGGTTACATCGGTGTTTCTCATGACACATTCGGTCGCGCAGTAGCTGGTACTCAGTGGTCTCCATACTACGACGTTGCTGGTGTAGCTGATATGCCAATCGCTTTCGCGAACGACTTTCTATACGACAACCATGGCAAACTAGGTACTGGCCGTGCAGACAAGATGGTTTCTTACCGCAATGGTGTTGACCTAGGTTCTGTAGGTCTTAACTTCGGTCTAGGTTGGCAGGGTGACAACTCTGAGTCATTCAACGCTCTTGATCCAAATGCTGACGCAGGTAACTACGGTGACCGTATTCAAGTAGCTGTTTCTGCTGACGTTGCTGGTTTCTCTGCAGGTTACGTTTACAACACAGGTGACGTTGACTTCTCTCCACTTACTGGCGTAACTGGTGGCACGAAAGACGCTAACTCTCACGCGTTCTCTGCTAAGTACGGTTCTTACGGTAACGGCCTATACATCGCTGGTGTATACGCAATGAACGAATACATGAACATTGCTGGCGGTGAAGCACTAGCTGAGACTTCTGCTTACGAATTCCTAGCAGCTTACGCTCTATCTAACAGCCTAAACCTTTCTGTTAACTACGAAGGTGTAGAAAACGACGCAGATAACCTAACTGTTCGCAGCGAAATGGCTATCCAAGCTGAGTACAACTTCACTAACAGCTTTGTTGGCTTCGCTGGTTACCAAATCGACCTAGGTGATGACTACTCAGACGACGATAACAAGTACTCTGTTGGTGTTCGTTACTACCTATAA